One region of Flavobacterium sp. GSB-24 genomic DNA includes:
- a CDS encoding RagB/SusD family nutrient uptake outer membrane protein, whose product MTLNKFKKTAICFSLLAAVGCTDNFEEINTNPTGATTEQLDQDYNSIKSLFKPAFNRMYICDVTWQYQLQQSLQADGWSGYMTTPVPFGAFNNHDYALNVGWNSYAWDDAYVNIIAYLYKVEQRSKGKFDQFYAWSLIFKAATMQRITDMYGPAVYSKFGSEVATYDSQQEIYTQMFKDLDFAVAELSKRIAANEKTSFDETDLSTYEGSYEKWVKYANSLRLRMAMRISKVDPALAKTEAEKAVNNPIGVFTTVADLMKVKSPVDLNVIDVMSHAWAGLFMGADMESILGGYEDPRMAKYWETSEVTPGEYKGVRTGIVYPTGTTYGKFSKTASRTKTGEITWMSTSEVYFLRAEGALRGWNMGGTAKDLYEAGIKASFDQNGVEGAAAYIADNTKKPKDYVDPLNAANNAAAVSKVTVAWGATNEENLEKIITQKWIATYPDGQEAWSEFRRTGYPKLFRITNNKSGGLISTELGVRRLGFSQSEINNNKEGIESGLSKLGGPDNGATRLWWDVDKANF is encoded by the coding sequence ATGACACTAAATAAATTTAAAAAAACAGCAATTTGCTTCTCTTTACTAGCAGCTGTAGGTTGTACAGATAATTTTGAGGAGATTAATACAAATCCCACTGGGGCTACAACAGAGCAATTAGATCAAGATTATAATAGTATAAAAAGCTTGTTTAAACCTGCTTTTAACAGAATGTATATTTGTGATGTAACTTGGCAATATCAATTGCAGCAAAGTTTGCAGGCAGATGGTTGGTCTGGTTATATGACTACACCAGTTCCTTTTGGAGCATTTAATAATCATGATTATGCTCTAAATGTTGGATGGAACAGTTATGCTTGGGACGATGCTTATGTAAACATTATTGCATATTTATACAAAGTAGAGCAAAGATCTAAAGGTAAATTTGATCAGTTTTATGCATGGTCTTTAATATTTAAAGCGGCTACAATGCAGAGAATTACGGATATGTATGGACCTGCAGTTTACTCTAAATTTGGAAGTGAAGTAGCGACATACGATTCTCAGCAGGAAATTTACACTCAGATGTTTAAAGATCTGGATTTCGCAGTTGCGGAATTGTCTAAAAGAATTGCGGCTAATGAAAAAACATCGTTTGATGAAACAGATTTATCTACTTACGAAGGAAGCTATGAGAAATGGGTAAAATATGCGAATTCTCTTCGTTTAAGAATGGCAATGCGTATCTCAAAAGTAGATCCTGCACTAGCAAAAACAGAAGCAGAAAAAGCAGTAAATAATCCTATTGGTGTTTTCACAACGGTTGCAGATCTTATGAAAGTTAAGTCTCCAGTAGATTTAAATGTGATCGATGTAATGAGCCACGCTTGGGCTGGTTTATTTATGGGAGCGGATATGGAGTCTATTTTAGGCGGGTATGAAGATCCTCGTATGGCTAAATATTGGGAGACTTCTGAAGTTACTCCAGGAGAATACAAAGGAGTTAGAACAGGTATTGTTTATCCAACAGGAACGACTTATGGTAAATTTTCTAAAACTGCCTCAAGAACTAAAACAGGAGAAATTACATGGATGTCAACATCTGAAGTTTATTTCTTAAGAGCTGAAGGTGCTTTAAGAGGTTGGAACATGGGAGGAACTGCTAAAGATTTATATGAAGCTGGTATAAAAGCATCTTTTGACCAAAATGGTGTTGAAGGAGCAGCTGCTTATATTGCAGACAATACTAAAAAACCTAAAGATTATGTTGATCCGCTTAATGCAGCCAACAACGCAGCAGCTGTTTCTAAAGTTACTGTCGCGTGGGGAGCAACTAATGAGGAAAATCTTGAGAAAATTATTACTCAAAAATGGATTGCGACTTATCCTGATGGTCAGGAAGCCTGGTCAGAATTCAGAAGAACTGGTTATCCAAAATTGTTTAGAATTACCAATAATAAAAGTGGTGGTTTAATAAGCACTGAATTAGGAGTTCGTAGATTAGGTTTTTCACAATCAGAAATTAACAATAATAAAGAAGGTATCGAATCTGGTTTAAGTAAACTTGGCGGTCCAGATAATGGAGCTACAAGACTTTGGTGGGATGTTGATAAAGCAAACTTCTAA
- the nagB gene encoding glucosamine-6-phosphate deaminase, with the protein MKSALEIKPDISYKSAGKFEETRFEKIHNEIFKGSIEASVIVAQEIAQLIRSKQEKNKSCVLGLATGSSPIKVYEELVRMHREEGLSFSNVITFNLDEYYPMTKENNQSYHYFMHQHLFNHIDIKPENINIPDGTVGIDEINQYCIDYEMNIKNAGGLDFQLLGIGRTGHVGFNEPGSHINSGTRIITLDHITRVDASSAFNGIDNVPKRAITMGVSTIMRSKRIVLMAWGQNKADIIKRTIQGDISSEVPATFLQNHPNATFVLDQSAASELTRFKTPWLVGECLWTPELKSKAIVWLCQKTKQSILKLTDRDYNNNGMSDLLAQEGSAYDMNINMFNILQHTITGWPGGKPNTDDSHRPERANPAKKRIILFSPHPDDDVISMGGTFSKLIKQGHDVHVVYQTSGNIAVTDDEALKFAEVASDFIGKGESDINFKEVIKFLNNKSENQIDSLEVRKLKGLIRRRESYAATRYIGLKDENTHFLDLPFYETGQVKKNPLGPEDIAIVKDIIAKIKPHQVFAAGDLADPHGTHEVCLNAIFAALKELKHEPYMDDCWLWLYRGAWHEWDIHEIDMAVPLSPSEVLLKRHAILYHQSQKDRVMFQGNDSREFWVRAEDRNKNTAILYDELGLAEYEAIEAFKRFDY; encoded by the coding sequence ATGAAAAGTGCTTTAGAAATAAAACCTGATATCAGTTACAAAAGCGCGGGAAAATTTGAGGAAACTCGATTTGAGAAAATTCATAACGAAATTTTCAAAGGCTCAATAGAAGCTTCTGTAATTGTGGCACAGGAAATTGCGCAGCTAATTAGATCTAAACAAGAAAAAAATAAATCTTGTGTTTTAGGTCTTGCTACAGGTTCTTCGCCTATTAAAGTTTATGAGGAACTAGTGAGAATGCACAGAGAAGAAGGACTAAGTTTTAGCAATGTAATTACTTTTAATTTGGATGAATATTATCCGATGACTAAAGAGAATAATCAGAGCTATCACTATTTCATGCATCAGCATCTTTTTAATCATATTGATATCAAACCCGAGAATATTAATATTCCAGACGGTACAGTAGGAATTGACGAAATCAATCAATATTGTATCGATTATGAAATGAATATTAAAAATGCAGGCGGTCTTGATTTCCAACTATTAGGAATTGGACGTACAGGGCATGTTGGTTTTAATGAGCCGGGTTCGCATATCAATTCTGGAACCCGAATTATTACACTGGATCATATCACGAGAGTAGATGCTTCATCAGCTTTTAATGGTATTGATAATGTACCAAAACGTGCCATTACAATGGGAGTTTCAACCATTATGAGATCAAAACGTATTGTTTTGATGGCATGGGGACAGAACAAAGCCGATATCATTAAGAGAACTATTCAAGGAGATATCAGCTCAGAGGTTCCAGCAACATTTTTACAAAATCATCCAAACGCAACTTTCGTTTTAGATCAGTCTGCAGCTTCAGAATTAACCCGTTTCAAGACGCCTTGGTTAGTTGGAGAATGCCTTTGGACACCTGAATTAAAAAGTAAAGCAATTGTTTGGTTGTGTCAAAAAACAAAACAATCTATTTTAAAATTGACTGACCGTGATTACAACAATAACGGAATGTCTGATCTTTTGGCACAGGAAGGTTCTGCTTATGATATGAACATTAATATGTTTAATATTTTGCAGCACACTATTACTGGATGGCCTGGAGGAAAACCAAACACAGATGATTCGCATCGTCCCGAAAGAGCAAATCCTGCAAAAAAGAGAATAATTCTCTTTAGCCCGCACCCCGATGATGATGTTATTTCTATGGGAGGAACATTTTCAAAATTAATCAAGCAAGGTCACGATGTTCATGTGGTTTACCAAACTTCAGGAAATATTGCCGTTACAGATGACGAAGCATTAAAATTTGCAGAAGTTGCCAGTGATTTTATTGGTAAAGGTGAATCTGATATCAATTTTAAAGAAGTAATTAAATTTCTAAACAATAAATCAGAAAATCAAATTGATTCTCTTGAAGTTAGAAAATTAAAAGGACTTATTCGAAGAAGAGAATCTTATGCTGCAACAAGATATATTGGGTTGAAAGATGAGAATACACACTTTTTAGATCTTCCTTTTTATGAAACTGGACAGGTTAAGAAAAATCCATTAGGTCCAGAAGATATTGCCATTGTAAAAGATATTATTGCTAAAATAAAACCACATCAAGTTTTCGCTGCTGGAGATCTTGCAGATCCACACGGAACTCATGAGGTGTGCTTAAATGCGATATTCGCTGCATTAAAAGAACTTAAACATGAGCCTTACATGGACGATTGTTGGCTATGGCTTTACAGAGGAGCTTGGCACGAATGGGATATTCATGAAATTGACATGGCTGTTCCTTTAAGCCCTTCTGAAGTTTTATTAAAACGTCATGCGATTTTATACCATCAGTCTCAAAAAGACAGGGTTATGTTTCAAGGAAATGATTCTAGGGAATTCTGGGTTAGAGCAGAAGATCGAAACAAAAATACAGCCATATTATATGATGAATTAGGTTTGGCTGAATATGAGGCAATAGAAGCTTTTAAACGTTTTGATTACTAA
- a CDS encoding family 20 glycosylhydrolase, producing MKYLFVLLFAGISAGAQIQKEQLNLMPWPQNFVINEGNFNLTKNFKVNITGNPNPRIFGGVTRFLRRLDGRTGIFFEQGFISKLNEVPNAELQINCTKNGKIGLYEDESYHLDIASNKIILNASSDLGALHGLETLLQILQNNSTSFYFPASKISDFPRFTWRGLMIDASRHFQPIDVIKRNIDALAAMKMNVFHWHLVDDQGWRIEMKKHPKFTELASDGLYYTQEEIKNIVKYADERGILIVPEIDVPGHGSAILTAYPEIGSKVITLTGGTSEKNIQGTAIATYGIERNAGIFSPTLDPSNPKTYQLLSEVFDEVCPLFPGAYFHIGGDENEGKDWDANPKIQEFKKKHNLKTNHELQTYFTMQLAPMLKKHGKQLMGWEEILTKDLSKEAIVHSWRGPNEGMAAGQSLVDAVKKGYKTVLSNGYYIDLMYPIASHYLNDPMPKGANLTAEEKARILGGEATMWTELVTSTTIDSRLWPRTAAIAERLWSAEDVADVENMRKRLESVSFRLEELGLTHIRNKDVILRNIANNQDIKALEEFSNVTEPLKGYTRNKGGTEYQMYSPFTLFADACGPDAKDALGFNAAVNQYLANKSADNKAKVAAYFTKWIAVHQELTKLSANAPLIQPLLPLSKKLNDASQELLLVLDNKSTLKTADLKGLIEQCNTKDHADVELSVYESLKKLI from the coding sequence ATGAAATATCTATTTGTACTATTATTTGCAGGTATATCTGCAGGTGCTCAAATTCAGAAAGAGCAGCTCAATCTTATGCCTTGGCCTCAGAACTTTGTTATTAATGAAGGTAATTTTAATTTAACTAAAAATTTTAAAGTAAACATTACTGGTAATCCAAATCCAAGAATTTTTGGTGGAGTAACTCGTTTTTTGCGCCGTTTAGATGGTAGAACAGGTATATTTTTTGAACAAGGTTTTATTTCCAAATTAAATGAAGTTCCGAATGCAGAATTGCAGATCAATTGTACAAAAAATGGTAAAATTGGTTTATATGAAGATGAAAGTTATCATTTAGATATTGCTTCGAATAAAATTATTTTAAATGCTTCGAGTGATTTAGGAGCTTTGCATGGACTTGAGACATTATTGCAAATACTTCAAAATAATTCGACCTCATTTTATTTTCCAGCTTCAAAAATTTCAGATTTTCCAAGATTTACATGGAGAGGCTTAATGATTGATGCTTCAAGACATTTTCAGCCAATTGATGTTATCAAAAGAAATATTGATGCTTTGGCAGCTATGAAAATGAATGTTTTTCATTGGCATTTGGTTGATGATCAAGGCTGGAGAATCGAAATGAAAAAACACCCAAAGTTTACCGAATTAGCTTCGGATGGACTTTATTACACACAAGAGGAAATTAAAAATATCGTAAAATACGCAGATGAGCGTGGTATTTTAATAGTTCCAGAAATAGATGTCCCAGGTCACGGATCAGCAATTTTAACAGCTTATCCAGAAATAGGAAGTAAAGTAATTACTTTGACAGGAGGAACATCCGAAAAAAATATTCAAGGTACAGCAATCGCTACCTATGGAATTGAAAGAAATGCTGGTATTTTTTCGCCTACGTTAGATCCTTCAAATCCTAAAACATATCAACTTCTAAGTGAAGTTTTTGATGAGGTTTGTCCGTTATTTCCTGGAGCTTATTTCCACATTGGAGGAGATGAAAACGAAGGAAAAGATTGGGATGCAAACCCTAAAATTCAAGAATTTAAAAAGAAACACAACTTAAAAACCAATCACGAGTTACAAACTTATTTCACGATGCAGCTGGCTCCAATGTTAAAGAAACACGGAAAACAGTTAATGGGATGGGAAGAAATTTTAACCAAAGATTTATCTAAAGAAGCTATTGTACATTCATGGAGAGGTCCAAACGAAGGAATGGCGGCCGGCCAGTCTTTGGTAGACGCGGTAAAAAAAGGTTATAAAACAGTTTTATCAAATGGGTATTATATCGATTTGATGTATCCAATTGCTAGTCATTATTTAAATGATCCGATGCCAAAAGGAGCGAATTTAACCGCAGAAGAAAAGGCTAGAATCCTTGGCGGAGAAGCAACAATGTGGACAGAATTAGTAACCTCTACAACAATAGACTCTAGACTTTGGCCAAGAACAGCTGCAATTGCAGAAAGACTTTGGTCCGCAGAAGATGTTGCCGATGTAGAGAATATGCGTAAACGTTTAGAATCGGTTTCTTTCAGATTGGAAGAATTAGGGCTTACACATATTCGAAATAAAGATGTGATTTTAAGAAATATTGCCAATAATCAAGATATTAAAGCGCTTGAAGAATTTTCAAATGTTACTGAACCACTAAAAGGATATACACGTAACAAAGGCGGAACGGAATATCAAATGTATTCTCCATTTACCTTATTTGCAGATGCATGCGGACCAGATGCCAAAGATGCTTTAGGATTTAACGCGGCTGTAAATCAATATTTAGCAAATAAATCGGCAGATAATAAAGCTAAAGTAGCAGCCTATTTCACAAAATGGATTGCAGTACATCAAGAGTTAACAAAACTAAGTGCAAATGCTCCATTGATACAGCCATTACTGCCTTTGTCAAAAAAATTAAATGATGCGTCACAAGAATTATTATTGGTTTTAGATAATAAATCGACATTAAAGACAGCAGATTTAAAAGGTTTAATAGAACAATGCAACACAAAAGATCATGCAGATGTAGAATTATCTGTTTATGAGAGTTTGAAGAAATTAATTTAA
- the chiA gene encoding T9SS-translocated chitinase ChiA translates to MKHYYRLLFLLLFPMLALAQPAHGKKVVGYYAQWSIYARDFNIPKIDGSKLTHLNYSFYGTSYDPAHPENTKLQCLDTYADFEHMEGGIPWDAPVKGNFYDLMKLKQKYPHLKVLISVGGWTKGQDLSPIAASPVARAALAADMANFIVTYPFIDGFDIDWEYPLSGGTDGTEVINGAPIPPQKYSPDDNKNLVYLLKAMRQAMPNKLITIAAGNNVRKVAQQYLGPTNRSQYGMTEDISTYCDYITYFGYDFGGNWYDKTCYNAPLYSSGNTNDPLYGATQSESLDELTNQYLNVVGFPANKLIMGLPFYGKKFDHVANNGTNPNLPGLFVSAPRDIVAGCTNPQNPTGTWDGPAACEKSGSIEICDLVGNPVTNSHPYLDPNTMLVTPAAASAGWVRYFDNTTKVPYLYNSTLKQFISYEDKQSMDLKVQYIKSRNLAGGMVWELSQDTRGSVPNSLLTQVDTSFGSIVAGTVSISGSVKNGSALIPDVTVELRNASNTVIQTVVSTGGNFTFNNLTSGQNYTLTALKTTYSFTPVTLTNVTVNQTAVVINGTQPTYTVSGTVLNGTTPVSGVTVSAVSGSTTLTAVSNASGVYSIAGLTAGLNFTVTAAKTGFSYAPASTVYNAIDANKTLNFTQGAAVVNYTVSGTVLNNTTPVSGVTVTASFTGGSYAAVTNASGVYSLSLPSGGNYTVTAALTGQTYTPASTVYSNLNANKTLNFSQDVVVVGTNKISGTVKNGTTPVAGAKVELVLPWTDSTHNWKSVIAVTDAQGKYSFDNSVVAGYTTVTSLKLNTWENGEVNYFPNNLANFPVPANPTVYNFNTSSTAKAALAMAANLISGTVKNGSTPVANAKVELVLPWTDNTHNWKSVLATTDASGNYTFDNSVVAGYTQVLSLKLNSWQNGEVAYFPNNLANFAVPTTPTVYNFNTQAVVATKPVVAITAPTASAIAINLGSSINFVASVGLSAADATTISSVAFSLDGQNLSATNSSGTYTAVWTPAANQFALSHTLTVTATASNGTTDSKTYSFTLTCSGANCPNAVPVINWNSPSNTTVNQSSFQVVPISVTAVDSDGSVSGVTITINGGTFNMTAGTNNTYTYNFTPSAYQDYPVVIKATDNKAAVTTFNNTIKIAPVSTNRFIPLPSKVILGYAHSWENTAAPFLYFSQMVGSKFNVVDYSFVETVNRDGYTPVLTTNDTRYLTNGVFNKQLLKNDIKSLRDSGVPVIVSIGGQNGHVVLDNVTQKNIFVNGLKAIIDEYQFDGVDIDFEGGSMNFSAGNLRDISYAGISAYPRLKNVVDAFKELKAYYGPGFLLTAAPETQYVQGGYTTYTDTFGSFLPIIQNLRNELDLLAVQLYNTGGENGLDGQYYGTAKKANMVTALTDMIIKGYNIASTGMHFDGLPASKVLIALPACPSAAGSGYLTPTEGINAMDYLRNGTTFSGRTYTLQPGGPYPSLRGLMTWSVNWDASSCGNSSELSKAYAAYFASQATAKTLAVDDISAESNATVAYFKNNTLSVANETGDITQVDVFNTIGQTVTSHRNIQNNKEVLLNSPSFASKQIFVVIVTDKSGHKKSLKVMNFLN, encoded by the coding sequence ATGAAACATTATTACAGATTGCTCTTTTTGTTACTGTTTCCCATGCTCGCGTTGGCACAACCAGCTCACGGAAAAAAAGTAGTGGGATATTATGCACAATGGTCTATCTATGCTAGGGATTTTAATATTCCCAAAATTGATGGAAGTAAATTGACGCATTTGAATTATTCTTTTTATGGCACAAGTTATGATCCTGCCCATCCTGAGAATACAAAATTACAATGCTTGGATACCTATGCTGATTTTGAGCATATGGAAGGTGGAATTCCGTGGGATGCTCCTGTTAAAGGTAATTTTTATGACCTAATGAAACTCAAACAAAAGTATCCTCATTTAAAAGTTTTAATTTCTGTAGGAGGTTGGACGAAAGGTCAGGATCTTTCTCCAATTGCAGCAAGCCCAGTGGCAAGAGCTGCTTTGGCTGCAGATATGGCAAACTTTATTGTTACCTATCCTTTTATTGATGGTTTTGACATTGATTGGGAATATCCTCTTTCTGGAGGAACTGATGGTACAGAAGTGATTAACGGAGCTCCAATTCCTCCGCAAAAATACAGTCCTGATGACAACAAAAACTTGGTATACTTATTAAAAGCAATGCGTCAGGCAATGCCAAATAAATTAATTACAATTGCTGCTGGAAACAACGTTAGAAAAGTAGCACAGCAATATTTAGGACCAACAAACAGATCACAATACGGAATGACAGAAGATATTTCGACGTATTGCGATTATATAACTTATTTTGGATATGATTTTGGCGGGAACTGGTATGACAAAACATGCTACAACGCACCTTTATATTCAAGTGGAAACACAAACGATCCGCTTTATGGCGCAACACAATCAGAATCATTAGATGAACTAACAAATCAATATTTAAACGTAGTTGGTTTTCCTGCAAATAAATTAATCATGGGGCTTCCTTTCTACGGAAAGAAATTTGACCATGTGGCAAATAACGGAACCAATCCAAATTTACCTGGATTATTCGTTTCTGCACCAAGAGATATTGTTGCTGGATGTACCAATCCGCAAAATCCAACAGGTACATGGGATGGTCCTGCAGCGTGTGAAAAATCAGGAAGTATTGAAATCTGCGATTTAGTCGGAAATCCAGTTACAAATTCTCATCCTTATTTAGATCCAAATACTATGTTAGTTACTCCAGCTGCGGCTTCAGCAGGCTGGGTACGTTACTTTGATAATACAACCAAAGTTCCTTATTTGTACAATTCGACTCTAAAACAGTTTATCTCTTATGAAGATAAGCAGTCAATGGATTTAAAAGTACAATATATAAAATCAAGAAATTTAGCTGGAGGTATGGTTTGGGAATTATCTCAGGATACCAGAGGTTCAGTTCCAAATTCTTTACTAACACAGGTTGATACTTCTTTCGGAAGCATTGTTGCTGGAACAGTAAGTATCTCAGGTTCTGTAAAAAACGGATCAGCTTTAATTCCAGATGTTACGGTTGAATTGCGTAATGCAAGTAATACTGTTATTCAAACTGTGGTTTCTACAGGAGGAAATTTTACATTCAACAATCTAACTTCGGGACAAAACTATACATTAACAGCTTTAAAAACGACTTATAGTTTTACTCCTGTAACTTTAACAAACGTTACAGTTAATCAAACTGCAGTAGTTATTAATGGAACTCAGCCAACGTATACAGTTAGTGGAACAGTTTTAAATGGAACAACTCCAGTTTCTGGCGTAACTGTTTCTGCAGTTTCAGGAAGTACAACATTAACAGCAGTTTCAAACGCAAGCGGCGTTTACAGCATCGCAGGTTTAACAGCAGGACTTAACTTTACAGTAACAGCTGCAAAAACTGGATTCTCTTATGCTCCAGCTTCAACAGTTTATAATGCTATCGACGCAAACAAAACGTTGAATTTTACACAAGGTGCAGCAGTTGTTAATTATACCGTAAGCGGAACTGTTTTAAACAATACAACTCCCGTTTCAGGAGTAACTGTTACAGCTTCTTTTACAGGAGGAAGTTATGCTGCTGTTACAAATGCAAGCGGAGTTTACTCACTTAGTTTACCGTCAGGCGGAAATTATACAGTAACCGCAGCCTTAACAGGTCAAACGTATACGCCGGCTTCGACAGTTTATTCTAATTTGAATGCCAACAAAACATTAAACTTCTCTCAAGATGTAGTGGTAGTTGGAACGAACAAAATTAGCGGAACGGTTAAAAATGGAACAACTCCAGTTGCTGGTGCTAAAGTAGAATTGGTTTTACCTTGGACAGACAGCACACACAACTGGAAAAGCGTTATTGCTGTAACCGATGCGCAAGGAAAATACAGTTTTGATAATTCAGTTGTAGCAGGTTATACAACAGTTACAAGTTTAAAATTAAATACTTGGGAAAACGGAGAAGTAAATTATTTTCCAAATAATCTAGCAAACTTCCCTGTTCCTGCCAATCCAACGGTTTATAATTTCAATACCAGTTCAACAGCTAAAGCAGCGTTAGCAATGGCTGCAAATTTAATTAGCGGAACTGTGAAAAATGGTTCAACCCCAGTAGCAAATGCTAAAGTTGAATTGGTTTTACCATGGACAGATAATACTCATAACTGGAAAAGTGTTTTGGCAACAACAGATGCATCAGGAAATTATACTTTTGATAATTCAGTTGTAGCGGGTTATACACAGGTTTTAAGTTTGAAATTAAATTCATGGCAAAATGGAGAAGTAGCTTATTTTCCAAATAATCTAGCAAACTTTGCTGTGCCAACTACTCCGACAGTTTATAACTTCAATACACAAGCGGTGGTTGCGACTAAACCAGTGGTTGCCATTACAGCGCCAACAGCTTCGGCGATTGCTATAAATTTAGGATCATCAATTAATTTTGTTGCAAGTGTTGGATTAAGTGCTGCAGATGCCACTACAATTTCTTCTGTTGCATTTAGTTTAGACGGACAAAATTTGAGCGCTACTAATTCTTCTGGAACTTATACAGCGGTTTGGACACCAGCTGCAAATCAGTTTGCGCTTTCTCATACATTAACGGTTACGGCTACGGCATCAAACGGAACAACAGATTCAAAAACATATAGTTTTACATTGACTTGTTCAGGTGCAAACTGTCCAAATGCAGTGCCTGTCATTAATTGGAATTCACCATCGAACACAACTGTAAACCAAAGTTCTTTCCAAGTTGTGCCAATTTCTGTTACAGCTGTTGATAGTGACGGATCAGTTTCGGGTGTTACAATTACAATAAACGGAGGTACATTTAACATGACAGCAGGTACAAATAATACTTATACGTATAATTTTACACCATCTGCATATCAGGATTATCCAGTTGTAATCAAAGCGACGGATAATAAAGCTGCGGTAACTACATTCAACAATACCATTAAAATTGCTCCAGTAAGCACGAATAGATTCATTCCGCTTCCATCTAAAGTTATTTTAGGATATGCACATTCTTGGGAAAATACTGCTGCTCCATTTTTATATTTTTCTCAAATGGTAGGAAGTAAGTTTAACGTAGTGGATTATTCTTTCGTAGAAACAGTTAATCGTGATGGTTATACACCAGTATTAACTACAAATGACACTAGATATTTGACTAATGGCGTTTTCAATAAGCAATTGTTGAAAAACGATATAAAATCCTTAAGAGACAGCGGAGTTCCTGTTATTGTTTCTATTGGAGGTCAAAATGGTCATGTTGTTTTAGACAATGTAACTCAAAAAAATATTTTTGTTAATGGTCTAAAAGCAATTATCGACGAGTATCAATTTGATGGAGTTGATATTGATTTTGAAGGCGGATCGATGAATTTTAGTGCAGGAAATTTAAGAGATATTTCGTATGCGGGTATTTCTGCTTATCCAAGATTGAAAAACGTAGTAGATGCTTTTAAAGAATTAAAAGCATACTATGGCCCTGGATTTTTATTAACCGCAGCTCCAGAAACACAATATGTACAAGGAGGATATACTACTTATACTGATACTTTCGGATCATTTCTTCCAATCATTCAAAACTTACGTAATGAACTGGATTTGTTAGCTGTACAGTTATATAATACGGGAGGAGAAAACGGATTAGATGGTCAATATTATGGAACGGCTAAGAAAGCAAACATGGTAACAGCCTTAACTGATATGATAATAAAAGGGTACAACATTGCTTCGACGGGAATGCATTTTGATGGTTTACCAGCCTCAAAAGTTCTTATTGCATTACCAGCTTGTCCGAGCGCAGCAGGCAGCGGTTACTTAACTCCTACAGAAGGAATTAATGCTATGGATTATTTAAGAAACGGAACTACTTTTTCAGGAAGAACATACACTCTGCAGCCAGGCGGGCCATATCCTTCTTTAAGAGGTTTAATGACTTGGTCTGTAAACTGGGATGCATCTTCTTGCGGTAATTCATCTGAATTATCTAAAGCGTACGCGGCTTATTTTGCGTCACAAGCTACAGCAAAAACATTAGCGGTGGACGATATTTCGGCTGAAAGTAATGCGACAGTAGCTTATTTTAAAAACAATACCTTATCAGTAGCGAATGAAACAGGAGATATTACTCAAGTTGACGTATTTAATACAATAGGGCAAACTGTTACAAGTCATAGAAATATTCAAAACAACAAAGAGGTACTACTTAATAGCCCGAGTTTTGCTAGTAAACAAATTTTTGTTGTAATAGTAACAGATAAATCAGGTCACAAAAAGTCATTGAAAGTAATGAACTTTCTAAACTAA